A single Apostichopus japonicus isolate 1M-3 chromosome 11, ASM3797524v1, whole genome shotgun sequence DNA region contains:
- the LOC139976376 gene encoding uncharacterized protein: MFRTVDTMARLTKTYSLILCLLFARYTVSSDGGSSLRKVKLFRCSHIQRNADQAASTMVMKSQSITTPSDSDDQLYTTITSSTDSLKLMSTKSIDDTETSTADQAASTMVMKSQSITTPSDSDDQLYTTITSSTDSLKLMSTNSIDDTETSTAGSAGWHGVQQPRFIFTLLPLECSSSSAVVKVFIASLSQNTEASGNISFPLRDIEDIPFVTGENGSLIDIPLHVLPSSIQTLRKENSTAMISADRPVAAYVHLRCTEQQNNKATTFKLIPLDGLGTEYRVISYRYMGNPVTAVTAYNRTTVVNIIQSGISQTTTLMPYETILWESDSDLSGVYLVTDEPVFVVSGNKEDHLDGSTMGKDMFYECMPPLNDWGMTFSVAPLSDRESASILRIVPWNMTTIITWGYGASQWTDVIDSEDFKEIQLFPFPDGENIEISSDKPVLVMQFTSVYKEGQGTLTPSLSMATVTPSDKVIARYLVFPLFAIGSVASDILDYHMTVWLPPGANTDFLLVNNNTPSWSQIGTLANGGMILRTSLNESTNTFQIHGTFQVRAAVYGWHRVSSFAYLL; encoded by the exons ATGTTCCGTACCGTTGACACTATGGCAAGACTGACAAAGACATATTCTCTGATACTGTGTTTGCTATTCGCGAGATATACCG tTTCATCAGATGGTGGATCATCGTTACGAAAGGTGAAACTGTTCCGCTGCTCCCACATACAACGCAATGCAG ATCAAGCGGCATCCACGATGGTTATGAAGTCACAGTCTATAACGACTCCATCTGATTCTGATGACCAGTTATACACCACAATAACCTCCTCCACTGATAGCCTGAAACTCATGTCTACCAAATCGATAGACGATACAGAAACAAGTACTGCAG ATCAAGCGGCATCCACGATGGTTATGAAGTCACAGTCTATAACGACTCCATCTGATTCTGATGACCAGTTATACACCACAATAACCTCCTCCACTGATAGCCTGAAACTCATGTCTACCAACTCAATAGACGATACAGAAACAAGTACTGCAG GTTCAGCTGGCTGGCACGGCGTCCAACAGCCACGGTTTATCTTCACTTTGTTGCCATTAGAATGTTCTTCAAGCTCGGCAGTGGTAAAGGTCTTTATTGCATCATTGTCACAAAACACGGAAGCATCTGGCAACATTTCCTTTCCGTTACGCGATATTGAAGACATTCCATTCGTCACCGGTGAAAATGGCAGCCTTATTGATATACCGTTACATGTGCTGCCTAGTAGCATCCAAACATTAAGGAAAGAAAATTCCACGGCAATGATTTCAGCTGATCGTCCGGTGGCTGCTTACGTTCATTTGCGCTGCACAGAGcagcaaaacaataaagctacTACCTTTAAACTAATACCTTTAGATGGGTTAGGGACGGAGTACCGTGTCATATCGTACCGATACATGGGCAATCCAGTCACCGCTGTTACGGCTTACAACCGAACAACGGTAGTGAATATTATTCAGAGTGGTATCAGTCAGACGACTACACTAATGCCATACGAAACGATCCTCTGGGAAAGTGACAGCGATTTGAGTGGTGTTTACTTAGTAACAGATGAGCCAGTTTTTGTCGTCTCTGGGAATAAAGAAGACCATTTAGATGGCAGCACCATGGGTAAAGATATGTTTTACGAATGCATGCCTCCTTTAAATGATTGGGGAATGACATTTTCTGTCGCCCCGCTCTCAGATCGCGAGTCGGCATCAATTCTGAGAATAGTACCCTGGAACATGACTACCATCATTACATGGGGATATGGGGCTTCACAATGGACAGACGTCATTGACTCGGAGGACTTCAAAGAAATTCAACTTTTTCCTTTCCCAGATGGAGAGAACATTGAAATATCCTCAGATAAACCGGTACTTGTGATGCAATTTACTTCAGTCTATAAGGAAGGCCAGGGTACACTAACGCCTTCACTATCAATGGCAACAGTTACGCCCTCTGACAAAGTTATTGCGCGATATTTGGTTTTCCCTTTGTTTGCTATTGGAAGCGTTGCATCAGACATACTAGACTATCATATGACCGTGTGGCTGCCACCCGGTGCAAATACTGATTTCCTATtggttaataataatacaccGTCATGGAGCCAGATAGGAACTCTGGCTAATGGCGGAATGATTCTCCGAACATCCCTAAACGAAAGTACAAATACATTTCAAATCCACGGAACATTTCAAGTAAGGGCAGCAGTTTACGGTTGGCACCGTGTGAGTTCTTTTGCCTATTTACTCTAA